Proteins from a genomic interval of Amphiura filiformis chromosome 9, Afil_fr2py, whole genome shotgun sequence:
- the LOC140160226 gene encoding uncharacterized protein, whose translation MSLNENYSYSQSQLLQLRPNTCERLPNGVWQNIIQLGIRSPSVKPPTHRGIRAGSRKLKYRQIPVHVNKLKTPDYLDEIDSFITDVSMSASKIMFVGDFNLHMEKPEKPEVKAFLKTLSTVGFEQHVNEPTHIKEADLESELNNFAVNSDIHIACKDFEESLTIVIDKHAPITERSRTIRPRYPWYNDNIHKARQKRRPLERKWHKNPNDRNYELYREQSKIVTKLINNAKSAYYKKELDTADTKQVFQTLNTLLNNGCKILPACESLSQLSNDFAIFFKNKIALIRDRLDGLETDTTASERLFPDENPRLCTFNQVSEEEVSKIIMNLPNKQCTLDVFPTWLLKSVTDTLIAPLTSIINRSLVLGSFPMNLKSAIVTPIIKKPSMDSNELKSYRPVSNIKVFSKIMEKVVLPQIRSHLAINDLEEPFQSGYKPSHSTETALLRVRSDILNAIDRKHAVFLVLLDLSAAFDTVDYPTLINSLTSVYGITETAQAWLASYLTKRDHQVCVSGAMSESLPLLYGLPQGSCISPGIFTMYTYPMGAIIRRYNINYHLYADDVQLYIEFDPKIPGDAAVAAFKLQACIAELKTWMSTNKLQLNESKTEFMVLASKHNLEDLSTVTLNLDNTTIIPSTVIKNLGVKFESDMSMTAQVASISSSTNYHLRNINRIRRFIDKDTCEQAVRALITSRLDYCNSLLINITAKDIQKLQKIQNRSARLIFRASRRENTSPLIQELHWLPVKQRIIFKTLLLAYKCLQNQAPIYLTELLHIYIPSVNLRSGQDQPRLVVNRTFTTQGDRAFTHAAPMLWNTLPNVIRNSITVASFKSQTKTHLSRTNFFPHVSCCFVYLM comes from the exons ATGAGTCTGAATGAGAATTACTCTTACAGCCAGTCACAGTTGTTGCAGTTAAGGCCAAACACTTGTGAAAGATTACCTAATGGTGTCTGGCAGAACATAATACAGCTTGGAATTAGATCACCAAGTGTGAAACCTCCAACCCATCGTGGCATCAGAGCTGGCTCTAGAAAACTTAAGTATAGACAAATACCTGTGCAT GTAAACAAGCTGAAAACGCCCGACTATCTAGATGAAATTGACTCGTTTATAACGGATGTGAGTATGTCAGCCAGTAAGATCATGTTTGTTGGAGACTTTAATCTTCACATGGAAAAACCAGAGAAACCGGAGGTTAAGGCATTTCTGAAAACTCTATCAACTGTTGGCTTTGAGCAACATGTCAATGAGCCAACTCACATCAAGGAGG CGGATTTGGAATCTGAACTTAACAACTTCGCTGTTAACAGTGACATTCATATTGCCTGCAAAGATTTTGAGGAATCTCTGACAATCGTTATTGACAAACACGCACCAATCACAGAAAGAAGCAGAACCATTCGTCCAAGATACCCTTGGTACAACGATAACATTCACAAAGCTCGTCAGAAACGGCGTCCACTAGAGCGTAAATGGCACAAAAACCCAAATGACCGCAACTATGAACTTTACCGCGAACAAAGCAAGATTGTCACAAAGTTGATTAATAATGCAAAATCTGCTTATTATAAGAAAGAACTTGACACAGCAGATACGAAGCAAGTGTTTCAGACACTCAATACTCTGTTGAACAATGGCTGTAAGATCCTCCCTGCCTGTGAGTCTTTGAGTCAGCTGAGCaatgattttgcaattttcttcaaaaacaaaattgctctGATTCGTGATAGGCTTGATGGTCTCGAAACTGACACAACCGCTAGTGAAAGATTATTTCCGGATGAAAACCCAAGATTGTGCACTTTCAACCAAGTTTCTGAAGAGGAAGTATCAAAGATCATCATGAATCTTCCCAATAAACAATGCACTTTGGATGTTTTCCCTACTTGGTTGCTAAAATCAGTTACTGACACGCTTATCGCTCCACTTACGAGCATTATAAACAGGTCCCTTGTTCTGGGAAGTTTTCCAATGAACTTAAAATCAGCCATTGTGACACCTATAATCAAGAAACCAAGCATGGACTCTAACGAACTTAAAAGTTACAGACCTGTTAGCAATATaaaggtcttttcaaagatcatgGAGAAAGTAGTCCTTCCTCAGATCAGATCTCATCTTGCTATTAATGACTTAGAAGAACCATTTCAGTCAGGATATAAACCATCGCACAGTACTGAAACAGCCCTACTCAGAGTAAGGAGCGATATTCTGAATGCCATCGACAGAAAGCATGCCGTCTTCCTGGTCCTCCTGGACCTAAGCGCGGCTTTCGACACGGTGGACTACCCTACTCTTATCAACAGTCTAACCAGCGTTTATGGCATTACTGAAACAGCGCAGGCATGGCTTGCCTCCTATCTCACCAAAAGAGATCACCAAGTTTGTGTGTCAGGAGCCATGTCTGAAAGCCTTCCTCTGCTTTATGGACTTCCACAGGGGTCTTGCATCAGCCCGGGAATTTTTACAATGTACACTTATCCAATGGGAGCAATCATCCGCCGTTATAACATCAATTACCACCTTTACGCGGATGATGTGCAACTTTATATtgaatttgaccctaaaattCCGGGTGATGCTGCTGTTGCAGCTTTTAAGCTCCAGGCTTGTATTGCAGAACTTAAGACATGGATGAGCACTAACAAGCTGCAGCTAAACGAAAGTAAAACAGAGTTCATGGTGTTAGCTTCAAAACACAACCTGGAAGACCTTTCTACTGTCACTTTGAATTTGGATAATACCACCATCATCCCTTCAACTGTCATTAAGAACCTCGGTGTCAAGTTTGAGTCTGACATGTCAATGACTGCTCAGGTTGCTTCCATATCTAGCTCCACTAACTATCATCTCCGCAATATCAACAGGATCCGTCGTTTCATTGACAAAGACACTTGCGAGCAAGCAGTCCGAGCGCTAATAACATCCAGATTGGACTACTGCAACTCTCTGCTTATTAACATCACAGCCAAAGACATACAGAAGCTTCAAAAGATCCAGAACCGCTCTGCACGTCTCATTTTCCGGGCAAGCAGACGTGAGAACACTTCTCCTCTGATTCAAGAGCTGCACTGGTTGCCAGTCAAGCAGCGAATCATCTTTAAGACCCTTCTGCTTGCTTACAAGTGCCTGCAAAATCAAGCCCCCATTTACCTCACTGAACTCCTTCACATTTACATTCCGTCTGTCAACCTGCGTTCCGGGCAAGACCAACCTCGCCTTGTTGTCAACAGAACTTTCACTACTCAAGGGGATCGCGCTTTCACACATGCTGCCCCAATGTTATGGAACACTTTACCAAATGTCATCAGAAACTCTATCACAGTTGCTTCTTTCAAGAGCCAAACAAAAACTCATTTATCCCGGACTAATTTCTTCCCCCATGTTTCATGCTGCTTTGTTTATTTAATGTAA